The Metabacillus schmidteae genome has a segment encoding these proteins:
- a CDS encoding glycoside hydrolase family 32 protein: MTDHRTRLEQAQKAVEKASEKVKDTPYRLGFHIMAPAHWINDPNGLIQWNGEYHVFYQHHPFSPKGGPIHWGHMKSKDLVCWEHLPIALAPGEDYDKSGCFSGSAVDHNGKLTLIYTGHVNTDSEKDEFIEYQCIAESTDGIHFEKHPNNPVISEPPENGSPHFRDPKVWRHDGKWYMVLGNRVDQLGNVILYESTNLVDWEYKGDIARSTGKMGYMFECPDFFELDGKHILLFSPQGIEPEGDLYQNLYQNGYYVGEFSYDTKKFEYGDFIELDKGFDFYAGQSFLDDKGRRIVLGWMSMWESQMPEQEHGWAGAMTIPREIKLNEHNKLVMTPIEELKKLRGEHQSLNRMVISEIHRLATIKGQCLEIIAEFSLKGCSAKRFGMNIRTSEDRQEKTTIYYDQDSQKVTVDRNHSGKGECGIRRCLLDLKERETIIFHIFIDRSSVEVFINDGETVMTARIYPDPSSVFVVLFSEEGEVQLLNLDAWELADIWG; encoded by the coding sequence GAATGGTGAGTACCATGTTTTCTATCAGCACCACCCATTCAGTCCAAAAGGTGGTCCGATTCACTGGGGCCATATGAAAAGTAAGGATTTAGTGTGTTGGGAACATCTCCCTATCGCCCTTGCACCTGGAGAGGATTATGACAAAAGCGGCTGCTTCTCAGGAAGTGCAGTAGATCATAATGGAAAGTTGACGCTTATTTATACTGGGCATGTTAATACAGATAGTGAAAAAGATGAGTTTATTGAGTACCAATGTATTGCAGAAAGCACGGATGGTATTCACTTTGAAAAACATCCAAACAATCCTGTCATATCAGAGCCTCCTGAAAATGGATCCCCGCATTTTCGTGACCCAAAGGTATGGCGGCATGATGGAAAATGGTATATGGTATTAGGCAATCGGGTCGATCAATTAGGAAATGTTATTCTTTATGAATCTACCAATCTAGTTGACTGGGAATATAAAGGGGATATTGCTAGAAGTACCGGAAAAATGGGTTATATGTTTGAATGCCCGGATTTCTTTGAGCTGGATGGAAAACACATTCTTTTATTTTCACCACAAGGAATTGAGCCGGAAGGAGATCTCTATCAAAATCTCTACCAAAACGGATATTATGTTGGTGAATTTAGTTATGATACAAAAAAATTCGAATATGGCGATTTTATTGAGTTAGATAAGGGCTTTGACTTTTATGCAGGTCAATCTTTTCTCGATGATAAAGGAAGACGAATTGTCCTAGGCTGGATGAGCATGTGGGAATCTCAAATGCCTGAGCAAGAGCATGGCTGGGCTGGTGCTATGACAATTCCCCGTGAAATTAAGCTAAATGAACACAACAAACTTGTGATGACTCCTATCGAAGAATTAAAAAAACTAAGAGGTGAACACCAATCATTGAACAGAATGGTGATTTCTGAAATTCATCGATTAGCAACTATTAAAGGACAATGTTTGGAGATTATTGCTGAGTTCTCATTAAAAGGATGTTCCGCTAAAAGGTTTGGTATGAATATTCGCACGTCTGAAGACCGTCAAGAAAAAACAACCATTTACTATGATCAAGATTCACAAAAAGTAACAGTAGACCGTAATCACTCTGGAAAGGGAGAATGCGGTATTAGAAGATGTCTGCTTGATCTAAAGGAACGGGAAACGATTATATTTCATATTTTTATAGATCGTTCTTCAGTAGAAGTATTTATCAATGATGGCGAAACCGTGATGACTGCCCGAATCTATCCAGATCCATCAAGTGTTTTTGTGGTATTATTCTCAGAAGAAGGAGAGGTTCAATTATTGAACCTTGATGCCTGGGAGTTAGCAGATATCTGGGGATAA